The Micromonospora sp. NBC_01740 genome includes a window with the following:
- a CDS encoding FadR/GntR family transcriptional regulator has product MAFAPVPRSSVSDHVFGQIRDAIVSGVYRPDEALPGERELAATFGVNRHAVREALRRLQQLGLVRVSQGDATRVLDWRVHAGLDLALSLTRFHDTLPVDTLVRDMLEMRACIGVDAARLCAERGDPAVRAAILRAVEEYAGLAPDLTGMGEATIVLWRHIVAGSGNTAYLLAFNSLVAGALAVGEVPPQRRAAELLDVAGHRRLADAVVTGRSADAAREARALLTAPLTTPAAAPRREARA; this is encoded by the coding sequence ATGGCGTTCGCTCCCGTCCCCCGCTCGTCGGTCTCCGACCACGTCTTCGGCCAGATCCGCGACGCGATCGTCAGCGGCGTCTACCGCCCGGACGAGGCGCTGCCCGGCGAGCGGGAGCTGGCCGCCACCTTCGGGGTCAACCGGCACGCCGTGCGGGAGGCCCTGCGCCGCCTTCAGCAGCTCGGCCTGGTGCGGGTCAGCCAGGGCGACGCCACCCGGGTGCTGGACTGGCGGGTGCACGCCGGGCTCGACCTCGCCCTGTCGCTCACCCGCTTCCACGACACCCTCCCGGTGGACACCCTGGTCCGCGACATGCTGGAGATGCGGGCCTGCATCGGCGTCGACGCGGCCCGGCTCTGCGCCGAGCGCGGCGACCCGGCGGTGCGGGCCGCGATCCTGCGGGCCGTCGAGGAGTACGCGGGCCTCGCGCCGGATCTGACCGGGATGGGCGAGGCCACCATCGTGCTCTGGCGACACATCGTCGCCGGCTCCGGCAACACCGCCTACCTGCTGGCCTTCAACAGCCTCGTGGCCGGCGCGCTCGCCGTCGGCGAGGTGCCCCCGCAGCGGCGCGCCGCGGAGCTGCTCGACGTCGCGGGACACCGCCGGCTCGCCGACGCCGTCGTCACCGGCCGGTCCGCCGACGCCGCCCGCGAGGCACGGGCCCTGCTCACCGCCCCCCTCACCACCCCCGCCGCAGCACCGAGAAGGGAAGCCCGGGCATGA
- a CDS encoding PadR family transcriptional regulator, with product MALEHAILVSLLERPGSGYELARRFERSIGRFWTATHQQIYRVLKRMEADGWVTAEEIGQAGRPDKRSFSVAPAGRAALVDWLRAPVQPEAVRHELAVKIRGAAFDDAAGRAALVAEVEHYRATHEETLARYLAGERRDFPDPAAPDAAAALQHVLLRGGIAYERMVLAWLDDVLATLRTLDD from the coding sequence ATGGCGCTCGAACACGCGATCCTGGTCTCCCTGCTCGAACGGCCGGGCTCCGGCTACGAGCTGGCCCGGCGTTTCGAGCGCTCCATCGGCCGCTTCTGGACGGCCACCCACCAGCAGATCTACCGGGTGCTGAAGCGGATGGAGGCCGACGGCTGGGTCACCGCCGAGGAGATCGGCCAGGCGGGCCGCCCCGACAAGCGGTCCTTCTCGGTGGCGCCGGCCGGCCGGGCCGCGCTGGTGGACTGGCTGCGCGCGCCCGTCCAACCCGAGGCGGTCCGGCACGAACTGGCCGTCAAGATCCGCGGGGCCGCCTTCGACGACGCCGCCGGCCGCGCCGCGCTCGTCGCCGAGGTCGAGCACTACCGCGCCACCCACGAGGAGACGCTCGCCCGCTACCTGGCCGGCGAGCGGCGGGACTTCCCCGACCCCGCCGCGCCCGACGCCGCAGCGGCGCTCCAGCACGTCTTGCTGCGCGGCGGCATCGCGTACGAGCGGATGGTGCTCGCCTGGCTCGACGACGTGCTGGCCACCCTGCGCACCCTGGACGACTGA